From one Streptomyces sp. SCSIO 30461 genomic stretch:
- a CDS encoding IS4 family transposase, which yields MAVRLVDRVVLGDLTAVYPPELVDVVLSKTESREARVRLLPARLMVYFMLGKALFSPDPYREVLRKLAEPARRDGGWGGWRIPDKAAVFRARKNLGVAPLRELLAQVGPGVADESTPGAFWRGLRLMAIDGTTLEVADTAANEEALGRPAARTGGPSGYPLARVVALIESGTHVVTDAEVGHYRSGERGLAAELARSLRPGMLVLADRGLPGVHLWKQLAATGADLLWRVPKLWKLTPEQVLADGSWIATVHGGRGRSRQPVQDVRVRVVEYVLDDAGRAPDEHYRLATTLMDPTAAPGRELAALYAERWEAETTLAEWKTTQIGSGNVLTSKSPDLVEQEIYAHLAVHTALRSLMHTAALHHATPIDPDRLSFAAALRAARRSVTSLTGAFPP from the coding sequence GTGGCTGTTCGGCTGGTGGACCGTGTGGTGTTGGGAGACCTGACGGCGGTTTATCCGCCGGAGTTGGTGGATGTGGTCCTGTCCAAGACGGAGTCGCGGGAGGCCCGGGTCCGGCTGTTACCTGCGCGGCTGATGGTGTACTTCATGCTCGGCAAGGCGTTGTTCTCCCCGGATCCGTACCGGGAGGTGCTGCGCAAGCTGGCGGAGCCGGCCCGGCGGGATGGCGGGTGGGGTGGGTGGCGCATCCCGGACAAGGCAGCGGTTTTCCGGGCGCGGAAGAACCTCGGTGTCGCCCCGTTGCGTGAGCTGTTGGCACAGGTGGGGCCGGGAGTGGCGGACGAGTCGACGCCGGGGGCGTTCTGGCGGGGACTGCGGTTGATGGCGATCGACGGCACCACGCTCGAGGTGGCCGACACTGCGGCCAACGAGGAGGCGTTGGGTCGGCCGGCGGCCCGGACGGGGGGACCGTCGGGGTACCCACTGGCCCGGGTGGTGGCGCTGATCGAGTCCGGGACGCATGTGGTCACCGATGCCGAGGTCGGGCATTACCGGTCCGGTGAACGGGGCCTGGCGGCCGAGCTCGCCCGCAGCCTGCGGCCGGGGATGCTGGTACTGGCAGACCGGGGCCTGCCCGGGGTGCATCTGTGGAAGCAGCTCGCGGCAACCGGCGCCGACCTGCTGTGGCGGGTGCCCAAGCTGTGGAAACTGACACCCGAACAGGTCCTCGCGGACGGTTCGTGGATCGCCACCGTGCACGGCGGCCGGGGCCGCAGCAGGCAACCGGTCCAGGACGTGCGCGTCCGGGTGGTCGAGTACGTCCTGGACGATGCCGGCCGCGCCCCGGACGAGCACTACCGACTCGCCACCACGCTCATGGACCCAACCGCGGCCCCAGGCCGGGAACTGGCCGCGCTGTACGCGGAGCGGTGGGAAGCGGAGACCACCCTGGCCGAATGGAAGACCACCCAGATCGGCTCCGGCAACGTGCTGACCAGCAAGAGCCCCGACCTGGTAGAGCAAGAGATCTACGCGCACCTGGCCGTTCACACCGCACTGCGGTCCCTGATGCACACCGCAGCCCTCCACCACGCCACCCCGATCGATCCCGACCGACTGTCCTTCGCCGCCGCCCTGCGCGCCGCCCGCCGCAGCGTCACTTCGCTGACCGGCGCTTTTCCCCCCTGA
- a CDS encoding thioredoxin domain-containing protein: protein MRNILKVSAVMIAAILGVSGLWYGVPQSANSTHALTRPNESKPSQAAYWHDVMDSELITPANMDGKVSDGILIGRGDAKKTLEIYLDPSCQVCAKFQEAVGEKIKKDIEEGKYRVRFIYGTITDGDLFAIREFGAKSSAKNALSSLGAALNVSKNAFIEYQAALFSSTWHKEGSLDSFEDDEYLIKIANTVPELRLNQDFRKHVRIGTFDRWSLGLSQSFEESGVPTTPTLIMSGKKITSNDGVSIPLTEAQFTAGIEMALKG from the coding sequence GTGCGCAATATTCTTAAAGTTTCCGCAGTAATGATTGCGGCGATACTCGGGGTCAGTGGACTATGGTACGGAGTGCCGCAATCCGCGAACTCCACCCATGCACTTACACGTCCTAACGAAAGTAAACCAAGCCAGGCTGCTTACTGGCACGATGTAATGGATTCCGAGCTCATCACACCAGCGAATATGGATGGGAAAGTTAGTGACGGTATCTTGATCGGCAGAGGGGATGCGAAAAAGACCCTGGAAATTTATCTGGATCCAAGCTGCCAAGTTTGCGCTAAGTTCCAAGAGGCTGTTGGCGAGAAGATCAAAAAGGACATCGAGGAAGGAAAGTACAGGGTTCGTTTCATCTATGGAACCATCACTGATGGCGACCTCTTTGCCATCAGGGAATTCGGCGCGAAGTCTAGCGCCAAGAATGCCCTGAGTTCACTTGGCGCCGCATTGAATGTCAGCAAGAATGCGTTTATTGAATATCAGGCCGCGCTCTTCTCCAGCACGTGGCACAAGGAGGGTTCGCTTGATTCATTCGAGGATGACGAGTACCTGATCAAAATAGCTAACACAGTACCGGAACTGAGACTGAATCAGGATTTTAGGAAGCATGTACGAATTGGAACCTTTGATAGGTGGTCTCTAGGACTTTCTCAGTCGTTCGAAGAATCAGGCGTGCCGACCACGCCTACTTTGATAATGTCAGGAAAGAAGATCACCTCGAATGACGGGGTGAGTATTCCGCTAACTGAGGCCCAGTTCACTGCTGGGATCGAAATGGCGCTCAAGGGCTAA
- a CDS encoding transposase, whose protein sequence is MEGRGVAAGKSAAADLGAYICFEDEAGQGLRPPKGRTWAPRGQTPVMRVRGSNRGRASVAGVVCFKPGARPHFFYRLHVWRGRKGERKSFAWRDYRELIVLAHHQLGTPIVWVWDNLNVHLTGELADFIAENEEWLRVFQLPSYAPDLNPAEGVWSLLKRSLENFAAANLDHLVRVMKRKLKKIQYRPHLLDGCLAETGLFIEPP, encoded by the coding sequence ATGGAAGGACGAGGTGTGGCCGCGGGTAAAAGTGCCGCGGCGGACCTGGGCGCCTACATCTGCTTCGAGGACGAAGCGGGCCAGGGGCTGAGGCCGCCGAAGGGACGTACCTGGGCGCCGCGCGGCCAGACCCCGGTGATGCGGGTACGCGGCAGCAACCGGGGCCGGGCCTCGGTGGCCGGCGTCGTGTGCTTCAAGCCCGGTGCCCGGCCGCACTTCTTCTACCGGCTGCACGTCTGGCGCGGACGCAAGGGCGAGCGCAAGAGCTTCGCCTGGAGGGACTACCGCGAGCTGATCGTGCTCGCGCACCACCAGCTCGGCACCCCGATCGTGTGGGTGTGGGACAACCTGAATGTCCACCTGACCGGCGAGCTCGCGGACTTCATCGCGGAGAACGAAGAGTGGCTGAGGGTGTTCCAGCTGCCCTCCTACGCTCCCGACCTCAACCCGGCCGAGGGAGTGTGGTCGCTGCTCAAACGGTCGCTGGAGAACTTCGCCGCCGCCAACCTCGATCACCTCGTCCGCGTCATGAAGCGCAAGCTGAAGAAGATCCAGTACCGCCCGCACCTGCTTGACGGCTGCCTCGCCGAGACCGGCCTGTTCATCGAACCGCCATGA
- a CDS encoding winged helix-turn-helix domain-containing protein has product MRYAQGGGLTPKGQQARERVRLEAGARFGRGEKTAEIAAGLRVGKRQVEKWRRSWREGGLDALRSKGPMSVERLSPRQWERLERELARGPLAHGWDEGQGWTLVRIKTLIGRMFHVGYTVQGVWKLLRRHGWSAQVPAHRAIERDDEAVEVWKDEVWPRVKVPRRTWAPTSASRTKRARG; this is encoded by the coding sequence ATGAGGTACGCGCAGGGAGGCGGGCTGACGCCGAAGGGGCAACAGGCCCGGGAACGGGTGCGGTTGGAGGCAGGCGCGCGGTTCGGGCGGGGTGAGAAGACCGCTGAGATCGCGGCCGGGTTACGGGTCGGCAAGCGGCAGGTAGAGAAGTGGCGCCGGTCCTGGCGCGAGGGCGGCCTGGACGCCCTGCGCTCCAAGGGGCCGATGTCGGTGGAGCGGCTCTCGCCCCGGCAGTGGGAGCGTCTGGAGCGGGAGCTGGCACGGGGACCGCTGGCGCACGGCTGGGACGAGGGCCAGGGCTGGACACTGGTGCGGATCAAGACGCTGATCGGGCGGATGTTCCACGTCGGCTACACCGTGCAGGGTGTGTGGAAACTGCTGCGGCGGCACGGATGGTCCGCGCAGGTGCCCGCTCACCGGGCGATCGAGCGGGACGACGAGGCGGTCGAGGTATGGAAGGACGAGGTGTGGCCGCGGGTAAAAGTGCCGCGGCGGACCTGGGCGCCTACATCTGCTTCGAGGACGAAGCGGGCCAGGGGCTGA
- a CDS encoding IS1380 family transposase has translation MSERTGWDRGLVVRADGKGLVGHAGVVLLRRLADRSGLTGALSGVFPTGGPGWRDRAVVLVHLAISIALGARSVAEAGQLAWHHERVMGPGVSDSTVHRTLNLCDADRIAAINRARARIRRTVWSWLALRPGGFPWLTIAGKRLHHWVIVDMDATIITAASKKEGAAATWKKSFGFHPLAAWCANTGECLAMLLRSGNAGSNTVADHKAVLADALAQIPGSSRAKILVRVDGAGATHGLHEHLLGLNTRRRTVRFTTGWTITEADEQAIAKLPEAAWEASLNQDGSVQEGYFVAELSGLNGREGWSRGLRLIVRRVRPSSRHLANLTDFEKKTGWKYSVIATNINKMTRVVGSHQIQWLDAVHRHHAVVEDRVRTNKAMGLHNLPSKSWQNNTSWMLTANLAADLDAWLRLLALHDQDGLADAEPDTMRFRIYHLPARLAHHARRRHLRLPADWPWARAFATAWRRLTELSAVT, from the coding sequence GTGAGCGAGCGTACAGGGTGGGACCGGGGCCTGGTCGTGAGGGCTGACGGGAAAGGCCTGGTCGGGCATGCCGGGGTGGTGTTGCTGCGGCGCCTTGCGGACCGGTCGGGGCTGACCGGGGCCCTGTCCGGGGTGTTCCCGACCGGCGGTCCGGGCTGGCGGGACCGGGCAGTGGTCCTCGTCCACCTGGCGATATCGATCGCGCTCGGCGCCCGCAGTGTGGCCGAGGCCGGACAGCTCGCCTGGCACCATGAGCGGGTGATGGGCCCGGGCGTCTCGGACTCCACGGTGCACCGCACCCTGAACCTGTGTGACGCCGACCGGATCGCGGCGATCAACCGGGCCCGGGCGCGGATCCGCCGTACGGTGTGGTCGTGGCTGGCGCTGCGGCCCGGCGGATTTCCCTGGCTGACCATCGCCGGGAAACGCCTGCACCACTGGGTGATCGTCGATATGGACGCAACGATCATCACGGCCGCCTCGAAGAAAGAGGGCGCGGCGGCGACCTGGAAGAAGAGCTTCGGGTTTCATCCTCTGGCCGCGTGGTGCGCGAACACCGGCGAGTGTCTGGCGATGCTGCTGCGGAGCGGCAACGCGGGCTCGAACACGGTCGCCGACCACAAGGCGGTGCTCGCCGATGCGCTCGCCCAGATCCCGGGCTCCTCGCGCGCGAAGATCCTCGTGCGGGTCGACGGGGCCGGCGCGACCCACGGCCTGCACGAACATCTCCTCGGCTTGAACACGCGTCGGCGCACGGTCCGCTTCACCACCGGCTGGACCATCACCGAGGCCGACGAGCAGGCCATCGCGAAACTGCCCGAGGCAGCGTGGGAGGCATCCCTCAACCAGGACGGCAGCGTCCAGGAGGGCTACTTCGTCGCCGAGTTGAGCGGACTGAACGGACGCGAGGGCTGGAGCCGGGGCCTGCGGCTGATCGTCCGCCGGGTCAGACCCTCCAGCCGCCACCTGGCGAACCTGACCGACTTCGAGAAGAAGACCGGCTGGAAGTACTCGGTCATCGCCACGAACATCAACAAGATGACCCGGGTCGTCGGCTCCCACCAGATCCAGTGGCTGGACGCCGTGCACCGCCACCATGCCGTGGTCGAAGACCGCGTGCGCACGAACAAGGCCATGGGCTTGCACAACCTGCCCTCGAAATCCTGGCAGAACAACACGAGTTGGATGCTGACCGCGAACCTCGCGGCCGACCTCGACGCCTGGCTCCGTCTCCTGGCCCTCCACGACCAGGACGGCCTCGCCGACGCCGAACCCGACACCATGCGCTTTCGGATCTACCACCTGCCCGCCCGCCTCGCCCACCACGCCCGCCGCCGGCACCTCCGCCTCCCTGCCGACTGGCCCTGGGCCAGGGCATTCGCCACGGCCTGGCGGCGTCTGACCGAGCTTTCCGCCGTCACCTGA
- a CDS encoding IS630 family transposase, whose amino-acid sequence MRPHLKKCWTIPPRANAQFAARMEDVLAVYARPYDPARPVVCMDEKPYQLLDHARGPLPARPGHDACQDSEYIRRGTCSIFVWVEPLRGWRRVQALSRRTRIDWAGQVKQLLSVDYPDAETVVLVMDNLNTHGIASLYEAFEPEEAFALAQRLEIHHTPKHGSWLNIAEIELSALARQCLHRRISNLDSLNPEQSAEFDDLTAR is encoded by the coding sequence CTGCGTCCTCACCTGAAGAAGTGCTGGACCATCCCACCACGGGCGAACGCGCAGTTCGCAGCCCGGATGGAAGACGTGCTGGCCGTCTATGCCCGGCCCTACGATCCGGCACGTCCCGTGGTGTGCATGGACGAGAAGCCCTACCAGCTCCTCGACCATGCCCGCGGCCCGCTGCCGGCCCGCCCCGGTCACGACGCCTGCCAGGACAGCGAGTACATCCGCCGCGGCACGTGCTCCATCTTCGTGTGGGTCGAACCCCTGCGTGGATGGCGTCGAGTTCAGGCGCTGTCCCGGCGGACCCGGATCGACTGGGCCGGCCAGGTCAAGCAGTTACTGAGCGTGGACTATCCCGACGCCGAGACCGTCGTGCTGGTGATGGACAACCTCAACACCCACGGCATCGCCTCACTGTACGAGGCATTCGAACCAGAAGAAGCCTTCGCCTTGGCCCAGCGCCTCGAGATCCACCACACGCCCAAGCACGGGTCATGGCTCAACATCGCCGAGATCGAACTCTCCGCGCTGGCCCGGCAATGCCTCCATCGCCGGATCAGCAACCTCGACAGCCTCAACCCTGAACAGTCAGCGGAATTCGATGATCTGACGGCCCGGTAG
- a CDS encoding helix-turn-helix domain-containing protein, with translation MGSQKKRPVVLTSADREELVRVTTTGVRPASVIRRARVLLALDASAGEIDSQDAIAARVGVSGETLRLVAMRFAETGGDVQATIARKKRDLPPVPSPVTGEAEARLIAMACSQPPQGYARWSLRLLEKHVALVEDIPDLDHSTIGRVLKKRNCVLT, from the coding sequence ATGGGTTCGCAGAAGAAGAGGCCGGTGGTGCTGACCTCGGCTGATCGTGAAGAGTTGGTTCGGGTGACCACGACGGGGGTCCGTCCGGCCTCGGTGATCAGGCGGGCACGGGTGCTGCTCGCGCTGGATGCCTCTGCGGGTGAGATCGACTCACAGGATGCGATCGCTGCCCGGGTCGGGGTCTCGGGCGAGACTCTGCGGCTGGTCGCCATGCGTTTCGCCGAGACAGGCGGCGATGTCCAGGCCACGATCGCGCGGAAGAAGCGCGACCTGCCGCCGGTGCCCTCGCCGGTGACCGGCGAGGCCGAGGCCCGGCTGATCGCGATGGCGTGCTCACAGCCGCCCCAGGGCTATGCCCGGTGGTCGCTGCGGCTGCTGGAGAAGCATGTCGCGCTGGTCGAGGACATCCCTGATCTGGACCACTCCACCATCGGGCGGGTTCTAAAAAAACGGAACTGCGTCCTCACCTGA
- a CDS encoding DUF488 family protein codes for MASHNSARPHDHARALAQRVRAMREGRGWSRERLAKEAGIAVGTLARLESEGAIQPGFLTVGAVAEALEISLDELFRETKVAPGLWSAGYEGRDIDSFVASLLDSRIDVVADVRLTPISRKKGFSKTRLGEALAEAGIEYTHLRGLGNPKDNRAPFWDGRLDVGRAKFRGVLRSEEAQTDLERLAEHARQSRVAVLCFEKDESRCHRQVVLDTVRKRAAVPVIPLA; via the coding sequence ATGGCAAGCCATAACTCAGCGCGTCCCCACGACCACGCCCGAGCACTCGCCCAGCGCGTGCGAGCGATGCGGGAGGGTCGAGGGTGGTCGCGGGAGCGGCTCGCCAAGGAAGCCGGTATCGCCGTAGGAACGCTGGCCCGTCTGGAGAGCGAGGGAGCGATCCAGCCAGGTTTCTTGACTGTCGGAGCGGTCGCCGAGGCACTTGAGATCTCCCTTGATGAGCTCTTCCGGGAGACCAAGGTCGCTCCCGGCCTCTGGTCCGCTGGGTACGAAGGCCGGGACATCGACTCGTTTGTCGCCTCTCTCCTCGACAGCCGTATCGATGTCGTGGCGGACGTACGGCTCACGCCTATCAGCCGTAAGAAGGGCTTCAGCAAGACCCGCCTCGGGGAGGCACTTGCCGAGGCCGGCATCGAGTACACACACCTGCGTGGCCTGGGCAATCCCAAGGACAACCGGGCGCCGTTCTGGGACGGCCGACTCGACGTGGGCCGGGCCAAGTTCCGTGGGGTGCTGCGGTCCGAGGAGGCGCAGACCGATCTTGAGCGCCTCGCGGAGCATGCCCGGCAGTCCCGGGTCGCGGTCCTGTGCTTCGAGAAGGACGAGAGCCGCTGCCACCGGCAGGTCGTTCTGGACACGGTCCGCAAACGGGCCGCAGTGCCCGTCATTCCCCTGGCCTGA
- a CDS encoding radical SAM protein, producing MTCKIRLSAAGVHLFDRVSGMNVLLDEVPVPPEKFSRAPRYLSVALTNACELHCAYCYAPKHAAALDRERVLAWAVEIDAAGCLGVGFGGGEPTAYRRFAQLCSDIAQSTSMAVTFTTHGHRLTPELVESLRGAVHFVRLSVDGVGATYERLRGRPFAAVVQAAALLGTLAPFGINAVINADTVRELDDLAEFADKVGASELLLLPEQPTAATPGISDADAQRLVEWAATAGNGVRLAISRTGLEATLPTAEAVPGERPLDAHMHVDATGVLRPHAYAPTGLSVGGSIMEAVQALREAR from the coding sequence GTGACGTGCAAGATTCGCCTGTCCGCAGCTGGCGTTCACCTGTTCGACCGAGTCTCCGGGATGAACGTGCTGCTCGACGAGGTGCCTGTTCCCCCTGAGAAATTCTCCCGTGCTCCCCGGTACCTGTCCGTCGCGCTGACCAACGCCTGCGAGCTCCACTGCGCCTACTGCTACGCGCCCAAGCACGCCGCCGCGCTCGACAGGGAGCGTGTGCTGGCATGGGCGGTCGAAATCGATGCTGCCGGCTGCCTCGGTGTCGGCTTCGGAGGAGGGGAACCGACCGCGTACCGAAGGTTCGCCCAGCTGTGTTCGGACATAGCCCAGTCCACATCTATGGCGGTGACCTTCACGACCCACGGGCACCGGCTCACACCCGAACTCGTCGAATCCCTGCGCGGGGCCGTGCACTTCGTCCGCCTGTCAGTCGACGGGGTCGGAGCCACCTACGAGCGGCTCCGCGGCCGGCCGTTCGCGGCCGTGGTCCAGGCGGCCGCGTTGCTCGGCACCCTCGCCCCGTTCGGCATCAACGCCGTCATCAATGCCGACACGGTCCGCGAACTAGACGACCTCGCCGAGTTCGCCGACAAGGTCGGCGCGTCCGAACTCCTGCTTCTGCCGGAGCAGCCGACTGCGGCAACTCCCGGTATCAGCGACGCCGACGCTCAGCGCCTCGTCGAATGGGCCGCGACCGCCGGGAACGGGGTTCGGCTCGCGATCTCCCGCACCGGCCTCGAAGCCACGCTCCCCACGGCGGAGGCCGTCCCAGGCGAGCGCCCCCTCGACGCGCACATGCATGTCGACGCGACCGGCGTCCTGCGCCCTCACGCCTATGCGCCCACGGGATTGTCAGTCGGGGGCTCCATCATGGAAGCCGTGCAGGCGTTGAGGGAGGCACGATGA
- a CDS encoding DUF6375 family protein has protein sequence MRIWNGYGSEHSMDLVLIGRFQTVTGAKAAEERMEALKALAEDAWSDDDWQSPGERMPRELGEALAEMKLYDMGRYDVDVFALDHTVTRTGETVRIWTDESDVQGFLKALLHYGAKVEIFSRHEWDEDTITRSDASTRSDSGSD, from the coding sequence ATGAGGATCTGGAACGGCTACGGCTCGGAGCACTCGATGGACCTGGTCTTGATCGGCCGGTTTCAGACCGTCACCGGTGCCAAGGCAGCGGAGGAGCGCATGGAGGCTCTGAAGGCTCTTGCCGAGGACGCGTGGTCCGATGACGACTGGCAGAGCCCTGGCGAGCGCATGCCTCGCGAACTCGGCGAAGCACTCGCCGAAATGAAGCTGTACGACATGGGGAGGTACGACGTCGACGTCTTCGCCCTTGACCACACCGTCACCCGCACCGGAGAGACGGTCCGGATCTGGACCGACGAGTCCGACGTCCAGGGATTCCTGAAGGCACTTCTCCACTACGGCGCGAAGGTCGAGATCTTCTCCCGTCACGAATGGGACGAGGACACGATCACTCGGTCGGATGCAAGCACTCGGAGCGACAGTGGATCTGACTGA
- a CDS encoding LacI family DNA-binding transcriptional regulator, producing the protein MGFAEKRGSYWRGRYKVSEGKYGTVVDPTGAVVKFAIKREAKQAADEEEAKVRRGTWRDPAAGQETFGEYASRWYDAQDLAASTMQNYRRHIEEHLLPEFEDKALAGILRTDVDTWEKREKTVYAASSVKTWRSTLHLILEDAVDEGLIASNPAAKRRGRGKRAGRSRDRGPEKVITDPLGLLLIAERAALLSGRDDEFVAVILKGYTGMRWGEIVGLETKFARPGAIRVEHQLYELDSGELIRCPPKDDSYRTIDATDWLSALVADHIARTKPTPCPCHGKRYVFRGQGTARTGGHTGAKLVDVARRAGVSTGTVSNVLNHPERVREDTRARVELAIAELNFVRGGIPTENAAHWRRNGFATWLFAPATSGWYPKKAPQEARPVPLLGEPWPGVPVRGRNAQGRADACWLPVARGLTPHGLRHSHRTHMEDLGTEKVLMDERMGHIDGSVSARYAHVTLGMRERLKVGLTKQWEAALDARKAMCPVSPVAVLNRLLLGRG; encoded by the coding sequence GTGGGCTTCGCCGAGAAGCGCGGCAGTTACTGGCGCGGTAGATACAAGGTCAGCGAGGGCAAGTACGGCACCGTCGTCGACCCGACGGGCGCGGTGGTCAAGTTCGCCATCAAGCGGGAGGCCAAGCAGGCCGCGGACGAGGAAGAGGCCAAGGTCCGGCGCGGCACCTGGCGCGATCCGGCGGCCGGACAGGAGACGTTCGGCGAGTACGCCAGCCGCTGGTACGACGCCCAGGACCTGGCCGCGTCCACCATGCAGAACTACCGCCGCCACATCGAGGAGCACCTGCTCCCCGAGTTCGAGGACAAGGCCCTCGCCGGCATCCTTCGCACGGACGTGGACACCTGGGAGAAGCGGGAGAAGACCGTCTACGCGGCATCCAGCGTCAAGACGTGGCGCTCGACGCTCCACCTCATCCTGGAAGACGCCGTGGACGAGGGCCTCATCGCCTCCAACCCCGCAGCCAAGCGGCGCGGGCGCGGCAAACGCGCCGGCCGCTCCCGCGACCGCGGCCCGGAGAAGGTGATCACCGACCCGCTCGGCCTGCTCCTCATCGCCGAACGCGCAGCCCTGCTGTCCGGCCGCGACGACGAGTTCGTCGCCGTGATCCTCAAGGGCTACACGGGGATGCGGTGGGGCGAAATAGTCGGCCTGGAGACCAAGTTCGCCCGGCCCGGCGCCATACGCGTGGAACACCAGCTGTACGAACTGGACTCGGGCGAGCTGATCCGCTGCCCGCCCAAGGACGACAGCTACCGCACCATCGACGCGACGGACTGGCTGTCGGCCCTGGTCGCCGACCACATCGCCCGTACGAAACCGACGCCATGCCCCTGCCACGGCAAGCGCTACGTCTTCCGCGGCCAGGGCACCGCCCGCACCGGCGGACACACCGGTGCCAAGCTGGTGGACGTCGCCCGCCGCGCGGGCGTCTCCACCGGCACCGTGTCCAACGTCCTCAACCACCCCGAACGCGTACGGGAGGACACCCGCGCCCGCGTCGAACTCGCCATCGCCGAGCTGAACTTTGTCCGCGGCGGCATCCCGACGGAGAACGCCGCTCATTGGCGCCGCAACGGCTTCGCCACCTGGCTGTTCGCGCCGGCCACATCCGGCTGGTACCCGAAGAAGGCACCTCAGGAGGCCCGCCCGGTCCCGCTGCTCGGCGAGCCCTGGCCCGGTGTCCCGGTCCGTGGCCGCAACGCCCAGGGCCGGGCCGACGCCTGCTGGCTGCCCGTCGCCAGAGGGCTCACCCCGCATGGCCTGCGCCACTCCCACCGCACGCACATGGAGGACCTCGGCACCGAGAAGGTGCTGATGGACGAGCGCATGGGCCACATCGACGGCTCGGTCTCGGCACGCTACGCCCATGTGACCCTTGGCATGCGTGAGCGTCTCAAGGTCGGCCTGACCAAGCAGTGGGAAGCAGCGCTCGACGCGCGCAAGGCGATGTGCCCGGTGTCTCCGGTAGCGGTACTCAACCGGCTGCTCCTGGGTCGGGGCTAG
- a CDS encoding helix-turn-helix domain-containing protein translates to MPRLYRPEEIAETLGCSAWWVKDRARRRLIPHTRVGRAYRFTADHLAEIIRIHEEPAPQRAQRTPSPASPSESAMTPSRPTRQTQPSTSSAPRLRARPPRRSQYGTAA, encoded by the coding sequence CTGCCCCGTCTCTACCGCCCCGAAGAGATCGCCGAGACCCTCGGCTGCTCGGCCTGGTGGGTCAAGGACCGCGCGCGCCGGCGCCTGATACCGCACACGCGAGTCGGCCGCGCCTACCGCTTCACCGCGGACCACCTCGCCGAGATCATCCGCATCCACGAGGAGCCGGCGCCACAGCGAGCCCAGAGGACGCCGTCACCGGCCAGTCCGTCGGAGTCGGCTATGACGCCGTCGCGTCCGACTCGGCAGACGCAGCCCTCCACGTCCTCCGCCCCACGTCTCAGAGCCCGACCGCCCCGCAGGTCCCAGTACGGCACTGCCGCGTAG
- a CDS encoding helix-turn-helix transcriptional regulator, which translates to MAARSLEMGPAGIRTAHTIEILRTERGLAQRQLADRVTALGRPMSNTMLSRIECAQRRCDVDDLVAIAEALLVSPLVLLEGPSTT; encoded by the coding sequence ATGGCAGCACGCTCTCTGGAAATGGGTCCGGCAGGAATACGGACCGCCCACACCATCGAAATCCTCCGCACCGAACGCGGTCTCGCCCAGCGTCAGTTGGCAGACCGCGTCACGGCCCTCGGCCGTCCGATGTCCAACACGATGCTGTCCCGAATCGAATGTGCCCAGCGGCGTTGCGACGTCGACGACCTCGTTGCGATCGCCGAAGCACTCCTCGTCTCACCCCTCGTGCTGCTGGAGGGACCGAGCACCACCTGA